The Apibacter raozihei genome contains a region encoding:
- the nusB gene encoding transcription antitermination factor NusB — MLGRRQIREKILQALYAYNVGGNDIDYVEGRMFQSIDEIYDLYVYELNLLLAVKEYALEVIERKKQKRFATDEEKNPNLKFVENKIFDLLEDNKARKEYSDKHLELSWHLNNNYPAMIFKKFQLSRSYLEYMDNKTPDFESDKRIILKLFLKYIADNDTMYEWFEELKLSWADDVHIANNMTLKTIKALEEGKASNTLIQVLKSDEGEAFAKNLFRTTIKHYSECLKLIGERSNNWELDRIAEIDKIILSMGFTELNHFPQVPAKVVINECIELAKVYSSTKSNVFINGILDRYARDTNKV; from the coding sequence GTGTTAGGAAGAAGGCAAATTAGAGAAAAAATTCTACAGGCCCTTTATGCATATAATGTAGGAGGGAACGATATAGACTATGTAGAAGGTCGAATGTTTCAGTCAATAGATGAAATTTATGATTTGTATGTATATGAATTAAATTTATTATTGGCTGTAAAAGAATATGCTCTGGAAGTTATAGAGCGTAAAAAGCAAAAAAGGTTTGCTACGGACGAGGAAAAAAATCCGAATCTTAAATTTGTAGAAAATAAAATCTTCGATTTATTAGAAGATAATAAAGCCAGAAAAGAATATTCAGATAAGCATTTAGAATTATCTTGGCATCTGAATAACAATTATCCGGCTATGATTTTCAAGAAATTTCAGCTATCTAGAAGTTATTTGGAGTATATGGATAATAAAACGCCCGATTTTGAATCGGACAAAAGAATTATCTTAAAACTCTTTTTGAAATATATTGCGGATAATGATACCATGTATGAGTGGTTTGAAGAGCTTAAGCTTTCTTGGGCTGATGATGTTCATATTGCAAATAATATGACATTAAAAACTATTAAAGCATTGGAAGAAGGAAAAGCATCTAATACACTGATACAAGTATTAAAATCTGACGAAGGGGAAGCATTTGCTAAAAATCTTTTCAGAACAACCATTAAACATTATTCTGAATGTTTAAAATTAATAGGTGAACGTTCTAATAATTGGGAACTGGACAGAATTGCCGAAATTGATAAAATCATTTTATCCATGGGCTTTACTGAATTGAATCATTTTCCACAGGTTCCCGCAAAAGTTGTTATCAATGAGTGTATAGAATTAGCAAAAGTTTATTCAAGTACAAAAAGTAATGTTTTTATCAATGGTATTCTGGATAGATATGCCCGTGATACAAACAAAGTTTAA
- a CDS encoding DUF1573 domain-containing protein, producing the protein MIVKKIIILFIGCLLTLSSCNKAKSKSEESAVNPSETSSDGAGQVPGITDESEITFDADNYDFKEIKKGDKVTHEFKFTNTGKKPLVISEVRPSCGCTTPEYTKEPVFPGKKGFITVTFDSSNFDGAVLKTIAVSGNFKTKVIQFQAKIK; encoded by the coding sequence ATGATAGTAAAAAAAATAATAATTCTTTTTATAGGGTGTCTGTTAACTTTGAGCAGTTGTAATAAAGCAAAATCTAAATCGGAGGAATCAGCAGTTAATCCAAGTGAAACATCCAGTGATGGAGCTGGTCAAGTACCTGGAATTACGGATGAATCTGAGATTACTTTTGATGCAGATAATTATGATTTCAAAGAAATAAAAAAAGGAGATAAAGTAACTCACGAATTCAAATTTACAAATACAGGTAAAAAACCTTTAGTTATTTCTGAAGTACGTCCTTCTTGCGGATGTACAACACCTGAGTATACTAAAGAACCTGTTTTTCCTGGGAAAAAAGGATTTATTACTGTAACTTTTGATTCCTCAAACTTTGATGGTGCTGTTTTAAAGACAATTGCAGTATCAGGAAATTTTAAAACAAAAGTTATCCAATTTCAGGCAAAAATAAAATAA
- the yajC gene encoding preprotein translocase subunit YajC codes for MLTIILQAQQGIDWMAFLPLALLFVIFYFFFIRPQTKKQKQEKNFQENLKPGTKVVTTSGIHGKVAEVQDSGVIIETMAGKIKFERSAISKELSLARYPENQPAK; via the coding sequence ATGTTAACAATAATTTTACAAGCACAACAAGGAATAGACTGGATGGCTTTTTTACCACTCGCTTTACTATTTGTAATTTTCTATTTCTTTTTTATCAGACCTCAGACAAAAAAACAAAAGCAAGAAAAAAATTTCCAGGAAAATTTAAAACCAGGGACAAAAGTAGTTACTACATCAGGTATACATGGTAAAGTAGCAGAAGTTCAGGACAGCGGAGTTATTATTGAAACCATGGCAGGTAAAATTAAATTTGAAAGATCTGCAATCTCTAAAGAGCTTTCTTTAGCCAGATATCCGGAAAATCAACCGGCAAAATAA
- the mnmA gene encoding tRNA 2-thiouridine(34) synthase MnmA: protein MLFQFNLNKVNKMKVVVGLSGGVDSSVAAYLLQKEGHEVVGLFMRNWNDAEFTLEDECPWVEDSNDALLIAQELGIPYQVIDLSEIYKERIVDYMFHEYELGRTPNPDVLCNREIKFDIFLKTALSLGAEKVATGHYARVESFSKNNEKVYRLLKGVDTNKDQSYFLCQLSQYQLSKSLFPIGNLTKPEVRDIAREMGLVTADKKDSQGLCFIGKVSLPDFLQQQLKPKKGELIEISKEFSGYGTKKIHTDFDTKQEELKYLSTPIIYKKEEGKVIGSHQGAHYYTIGQRKGLGIGGHIEPCFVLDTDVKENIIYVGEGKEHPGLFRKALFINSEEEHWIRDDLKLENDQTLNVQVRIRYRQALQEATLYKYNEGLYIEFSQPQSAITRGQFAAWYIEDELIGSGVIA, encoded by the coding sequence ATGCTTTTTCAATTTAATTTAAATAAAGTAAACAAAATGAAAGTTGTAGTAGGATTGTCAGGTGGAGTAGATTCAAGTGTAGCCGCCTATTTATTACAAAAAGAAGGACATGAAGTTGTCGGGCTTTTTATGAGGAACTGGAATGATGCAGAGTTTACATTAGAAGACGAATGTCCGTGGGTTGAAGATAGCAATGATGCACTTTTAATTGCTCAGGAATTGGGAATACCTTATCAGGTAATTGATTTATCAGAAATATATAAAGAAAGAATTGTAGATTATATGTTTCACGAATATGAGCTGGGAAGAACTCCTAATCCGGATGTTCTTTGTAATAGAGAAATCAAATTTGATATATTTCTAAAGACAGCTTTATCTTTGGGGGCAGAAAAAGTAGCAACCGGACACTATGCAAGAGTAGAGTCTTTTTCTAAAAATAATGAAAAGGTTTACAGATTATTAAAAGGAGTTGATACCAATAAAGATCAATCTTATTTTCTATGTCAGCTAAGTCAGTATCAATTATCAAAATCGTTGTTTCCTATAGGGAATTTAACCAAGCCTGAAGTTCGGGACATAGCTCGAGAAATGGGACTGGTAACCGCCGATAAAAAAGATTCGCAAGGATTATGCTTCATAGGTAAAGTAAGTTTGCCTGACTTTTTACAGCAACAGTTAAAACCGAAAAAAGGAGAGCTAATAGAAATATCCAAAGAGTTTTCGGGGTACGGCACAAAAAAGATACACACAGATTTTGATACGAAACAAGAAGAATTAAAATATCTCTCCACCCCCATAATTTATAAAAAAGAAGAGGGTAAGGTTATCGGGAGCCATCAGGGAGCTCATTATTATACTATTGGGCAGAGAAAAGGTTTAGGAATAGGAGGTCATATAGAACCTTGTTTTGTCCTTGATACCGATGTCAAAGAAAATATTATATATGTAGGTGAAGGGAAAGAGCATCCAGGATTATTTAGAAAGGCTCTTTTTATAAATTCAGAAGAAGAACATTGGATACGTGATGATTTAAAACTTGAAAATGATCAGACTTTAAATGTACAAGTACGTATACGATACAGGCAAGCATTACAAGAAGCTACGCTTTATAAATATAATGAAGGTTTGTATATAGAGTTCTCGCAGCCACAATCAGCTATAACCCGTGGACAGTTTGCTGCCTGGTATATAGAAGATGAACTTATAGGAAGTGGTGTAATTGCTTAA
- the recO gene encoding DNA repair protein RecO produces MILTSKAFILSYLKYGDSSYILKCYTKEFGFKSFILKNSFSKKQKKNHLLLLLNEIDISFYQKKNNSLELIKDIYQGFIFTNIHTDIYKSSIITFVSEVLNYTLKNENIPDAQLYQFISQSLTTLDKKEKQYADFHLYFLKEFSKYIGFYPLNINQEFAYFNLREGVFSNKRDTLTKEQNAFLWNTLLAYEFNNLSDNCFNASQRSQMLEEILTYYETHLTNFKRPLSLDVLKVVFS; encoded by the coding sequence ATGATACTAACATCTAAGGCGTTTATTCTTTCTTACCTGAAGTATGGAGATTCTTCCTATATCTTAAAATGTTATACCAAAGAATTTGGTTTTAAAAGTTTTATACTAAAGAATTCTTTTTCGAAAAAACAAAAAAAGAATCACCTTTTATTACTTTTAAACGAGATTGATATTTCCTTTTATCAAAAAAAAAATAATTCGTTAGAACTGATTAAAGATATATATCAGGGCTTTATTTTCACCAATATTCATACTGATATATACAAATCATCCATTATTACTTTTGTTAGTGAAGTATTGAATTATACTCTTAAAAACGAGAATATTCCGGATGCACAGTTATATCAGTTTATTTCTCAATCATTAACTACACTGGATAAGAAAGAGAAACAATATGCTGATTTTCACCTATATTTCCTTAAGGAATTTTCGAAATATATTGGATTTTATCCCTTAAACATAAACCAGGAATTTGCATATTTTAATTTGAGAGAGGGTGTTTTTTCAAATAAAAGGGATACACTAACCAAGGAACAAAATGCTTTTTTATGGAATACTCTTCTAGCGTATGAGTTCAATAATTTATCTGACAACTGTTTTAACGCCTCTCAAAGAAGCCAAATGCTGGAAGAGATACTCACCTACTACGAGACTCATTTAACTAACTTTAAAAGGCCTTTATCTTTAGATGTTTTAAAAGTAGTCTTCAGCTAA
- the porZ gene encoding type IX secretion system anionic LPS delivery protein PorZ, with protein MKNFFLFFFISAFCFSQNSRWTDYFSYFNIKKIEKSNDLLLCSTENGLFSYNENSGELKKISKVSGLHEVKVNAFTYNTNNNSVIIGYSNGKLDIVKDGEVHLIVDIPFEQNYQGSKQINHIDTDGDYALLSLDFGISVFDLKRMEFRETCYFKNGLTYYKVNKAAILDNKIYAATDYGIYSHENNGLIPNFASWNVYSSGTAYAHIAKFNSSLIIGTKTNLISTSSNGTSWQSIGSYPNLKDIVPTTSKSILIVQDKIISVLNENFVKTNTVSYSESLNTGYLSNGIIYAGTQLKGIQKNNQFIAPDGPYNNSSYSINLLDNKIWIAPGGRNNDNLYRPISNTYGYYYFNGNIWEHIAYDKMNKELYPMRVIPNPSNLNETYVFSYLNGLIKMVDANLSVIFNRNNSPIKFYERLTGGAYDNKGNLIALQAYALNGSKPHNSLIFKTQNDQFAYIDLTSVALSNSDSSTMNPYVDDKGYVWIPAQRGNGLVVYNYNNTPLNTGDDKIYVIENKENKGNLPSNNVICVTLDNSNTAWIGMDVGLRIFRNPYSSLESGSYNVERVIIEQNGLGEEVLRDIRVNCIAVDAANRKWVGTQTSGVFYLSEDGKTLLNKFNSDNSPIPTNMITDIQIDKSGEVFFVTPSGVVSYRGDITDTGDKFGDILAYPNPVRPGYTGNITIKGLAHDAFVKITDVAGNLVYETKAPGGVATWNGNNFNNKPVASGIYLVLMSNADGSEHATTKIAVIR; from the coding sequence ATGAAAAATTTCTTTTTATTTTTTTTTATTTCTGCATTTTGTTTTTCTCAAAACAGCAGATGGACTGATTATTTTTCATATTTCAATATTAAAAAAATAGAAAAGTCAAATGATTTACTCCTATGCTCTACTGAAAACGGATTATTTAGCTATAATGAGAATTCTGGGGAGTTAAAAAAAATATCCAAAGTCAGTGGTCTTCATGAGGTTAAAGTAAATGCATTTACTTATAATACCAATAACAATTCTGTTATAATTGGTTATAGTAATGGTAAATTAGATATCGTCAAAGATGGAGAAGTTCATTTGATAGTAGATATTCCTTTTGAACAAAATTATCAGGGGAGTAAACAAATCAATCATATTGATACAGATGGAGATTATGCTCTGCTTTCACTAGATTTTGGTATTTCAGTTTTTGATCTTAAAAGAATGGAATTCAGAGAAACTTGCTATTTTAAAAACGGTTTAACTTATTATAAGGTTAATAAAGCCGCAATTTTAGACAATAAGATATATGCTGCAACGGATTATGGTATTTATTCTCATGAAAATAACGGATTGATACCTAATTTTGCATCCTGGAATGTTTATTCGTCAGGTACAGCTTATGCTCATATAGCTAAATTTAATTCCTCTTTGATAATCGGTACAAAAACTAATTTAATTTCCACAAGTTCAAACGGCACTTCGTGGCAATCTATCGGTAGTTATCCAAATCTCAAAGATATTGTCCCTACTACATCCAAATCTATATTGATTGTTCAAGACAAGATTATTTCAGTATTAAATGAAAATTTTGTAAAAACTAACACAGTAAGCTATTCTGAAAGTCTAAACACCGGATATTTATCCAATGGAATTATATATGCCGGCACTCAATTGAAAGGAATTCAAAAAAACAATCAATTTATAGCTCCTGATGGCCCATATAATAATTCATCCTATTCCATTAATCTTTTAGATAATAAAATTTGGATTGCACCGGGTGGAAGAAATAATGATAACTTGTATCGCCCTATCTCGAATACGTATGGCTACTACTATTTTAACGGAAATATCTGGGAGCACATTGCTTATGATAAAATGAACAAGGAATTATATCCTATGCGAGTCATTCCCAACCCTTCTAATCTTAACGAAACATACGTATTTTCTTATTTAAATGGCCTTATAAAAATGGTTGATGCTAATCTTTCTGTAATATTTAATAGAAATAATTCTCCGATCAAATTTTATGAAAGATTAACAGGAGGAGCTTATGATAACAAGGGGAATCTTATTGCCTTGCAAGCTTACGCACTTAATGGTAGTAAACCCCATAATTCGTTGATTTTTAAAACCCAAAACGATCAGTTTGCTTACATAGATCTTACTTCTGTTGCTTTAAGTAATTCCGATAGCTCCACTATGAACCCATATGTTGATGACAAAGGTTATGTTTGGATTCCTGCACAAAGGGGAAATGGCTTAGTTGTCTATAATTATAATAATACTCCCTTAAATACTGGTGACGACAAGATATATGTTATTGAAAATAAGGAAAATAAAGGGAATTTACCCAGTAATAATGTTATCTGCGTAACTCTGGATAATTCTAATACAGCATGGATTGGAATGGATGTAGGATTACGAATATTTAGAAATCCGTATTCGTCTCTAGAAAGCGGAAGTTATAATGTTGAACGAGTTATCATCGAACAAAATGGCCTTGGAGAAGAAGTATTGAGAGACATAAGGGTTAACTGTATTGCAGTAGATGCTGCCAACAGAAAATGGGTGGGTACTCAAACTTCTGGGGTTTTTTACTTATCAGAAGATGGGAAAACGTTGTTAAATAAATTTAATTCTGATAATTCTCCAATTCCAACTAATATGATTACAGATATCCAAATTGATAAAAGCGGTGAAGTTTTTTTTGTAACTCCTTCAGGAGTGGTTTCTTACCGAGGAGACATTACTGATACCGGTGATAAATTTGGAGATATTTTAGCCTATCCCAATCCTGTGAGACCTGGATATACAGGAAATATAACTATCAAAGGTCTGGCACACGATGCCTTTGTAAAAATTACAGATGTTGCTGGTAATCTGGTCTATGAAACCAAAGCTCCGGGGGGTGTAGCCACCTGGAATGGGAATAATTTTAATAATAAGCCTGTTGCCTCGGGTATATATCTAGTTCTAATGAGCAATGCTGACGGAAGTGAGCATGCCACTACAAAAATAGCAGTTATCCGATAG
- a CDS encoding acyltransferase family protein, protein MHRNNFDFLRILFAVLVIISHSYDLSTPENQTTSILHPVINSISLSYWGVRGFFVISGYLVLQSLIRSNSVISFLWKRIVRIFPGLILILICTLLLLPFFYTSPIPYWKNSEVLSYFPSNLSLFQLQYDIKGIFENNPYPKIINGSLWTLRYEFFFYLLLSPLFFLKMNIKLIRIILIFSYILSYILYFYFSSSNSSYFNIKLHFTDLSLFFLAGCIFATFNVSVTINSKLYILLITLIILISFISKEIVDYLKYVYYPVLIILFANMYIKPLEYIPLKFGDLSYGIYLSAFLIQQSILSTFSISPINLMFATIFISSIYGFLSWNFIEKRALSFKYLF, encoded by the coding sequence ATGCATAGAAATAATTTTGATTTTCTTAGGATTCTTTTTGCAGTACTTGTAATAATTTCTCATTCCTATGATTTATCTACACCGGAAAATCAAACTACTTCTATTTTACACCCAGTTATAAACTCCATATCTCTTTCATATTGGGGAGTAAGGGGTTTTTTTGTGATAAGCGGATATCTAGTTTTACAAAGTTTAATCAGAAGTAATTCAGTCATTTCTTTCTTATGGAAACGAATTGTACGTATTTTCCCGGGTTTGATTTTAATACTAATCTGTACTTTATTATTACTCCCATTTTTTTACACATCACCAATTCCTTATTGGAAAAATTCTGAGGTACTAAGTTATTTTCCCTCTAATTTAAGCCTTTTTCAACTTCAATACGACATAAAAGGGATTTTTGAAAACAATCCTTATCCTAAAATAATAAACGGTTCACTTTGGACTCTACGTTATGAATTTTTTTTCTATCTATTGCTAAGTCCACTTTTTTTCTTGAAAATGAATATAAAATTAATCCGGATAATATTGATTTTCAGTTATATTTTAAGCTATATTTTATATTTTTATTTTTCCAGTTCCAATAGCTCATATTTTAATATCAAACTTCATTTTACTGATTTATCGTTATTTTTTTTAGCAGGTTGCATATTTGCTACATTTAATGTATCCGTTACAATAAATTCTAAACTTTACATTTTATTGATAACCCTTATTATTTTAATCAGTTTTATTTCAAAAGAAATAGTTGATTACCTAAAGTATGTATATTATCCTGTTTTAATTATTTTATTTGCCAATATGTATATAAAGCCTTTAGAATATATCCCATTAAAATTCGGAGATTTATCTTATGGTATTTATTTATCTGCATTCCTTATTCAACAATCAATTCTTAGTACATTTTCAATAAGTCCTATAAATCTAATGTTTGCAACTATTTTCATTTCATCTATCTACGGTTTTCTATCCTGGAATTTCATTGAAAAAAGAGCTTTAAGTTTTAAATATTTATTTTAA
- the rplM gene encoding 50S ribosomal protein L13: protein MNTLSYKTVSANKETANKEWLLVDAEGQQLGRLASKLAKILRGKHKTNFTPHADCGDNVVVINAEKIALSGNKTEQKEYIRHTGYPGGQKFASVSDVKAKDPKRLLEYAVRGMLPKNKLGRKVLKNLYLYEGTEHGQDAQQPKTLDINAFI, encoded by the coding sequence GTGAATACACTAAGTTACAAAACCGTATCAGCTAACAAAGAAACTGCAAACAAAGAGTGGTTACTTGTAGATGCAGAAGGACAGCAATTAGGTCGTTTAGCTTCTAAGCTAGCTAAAATTTTACGCGGAAAACATAAAACAAATTTCACGCCTCATGCAGATTGTGGAGATAATGTAGTTGTTATTAATGCAGAAAAAATTGCTTTGTCTGGAAACAAAACAGAGCAAAAAGAGTATATAAGACACACGGGTTATCCTGGGGGGCAAAAATTTGCAAGCGTTTCTGATGTAAAAGCTAAAGATCCTAAGAGATTATTGGAATATGCAGTAAGAGGGATGCTTCCTAAAAATAAACTAGGAAGAAAAGTCCTTAAAAACTTGTATTTATATGAAGGGACAGAGCATGGACAAGATGCTCAGCAGCCAAAAACTTTAGATATTAACGCTTTCATTTAA